From the genome of Eptesicus fuscus isolate TK198812 chromosome 24, DD_ASM_mEF_20220401, whole genome shotgun sequence, one region includes:
- the MARK1 gene encoding serine/threonine-protein kinase MARK1 isoform X3 translates to MSARTPLPTVNERDTENHTSVDGYTEPHIQPTKSSSRQNIPRCRNSITSATDEQPHIGNYRLQKTIGKGNFAKVKLARHVLTGREVAVKIIDKTQLNPTSLQKLFREVRIMKILNHPNIVKLFEVIETEKTLYLVMEYASGDCIRCTVLSSKVHCSP, encoded by the exons ATGTCGGCCCGGACGCCATTGCCCACGGTGAACGAGCGGGACACGGAGAAC CATACATCTGTGGATGGATATACTGAACCACACATCCAGCCTACCAAATCGAGTAGCAGACAGAACATTCCTCGGTGTAGAAACTCCATTACGTCCGCAACAGACGAACAGCCTCACATTGGGAATTACCGTTTACAAAAAACAATAGGGAAGGGGAACTTTGCCAAAGTGAAATTGGCAAGGCATGTTCTAACTGGGAGAGAG GTTGCTGTGAAAATAATAGATAAAACTCAGCTAAATCCTACCAGTCTACAAAAG TTGTTTCGAGAAGTACGAATAATGAAGATATTGAATCACCCTAACATAG tAAAATTGTTTGAAGTTATTGAAACAGAGAAGACCCTCTATCTAGTCATGGAATACGCAAGTGGGG ATTGTATCCGCTGTACAGTATTGTCATCAAAAGTGCATTGTTCACCGTGA